In one window of Nicotiana tabacum cultivar K326 chromosome 12, ASM71507v2, whole genome shotgun sequence DNA:
- the LOC107795150 gene encoding small ribosomal subunit protein eS8y: MGISRDSMHKRRATGGKKKAWRKKRKYELGRQPANTKLVTNAKTVRRIRVRGGNVKWRALRLDTGNFSWGSEAVTRKTRLLDVVYNASNNELVRTQTLVKSAIVQVDAAPFKQWYLQHYGVDIGRKKKSATKKEGEEAEAAPAAEEKKSNHVQRKLQKRQQDRKIDPHVEEQFASGRLLAAISSRPGQCGRADGYILEGKELEFYMKKLQKKKGKGASGAA; the protein is encoded by the exons ATGG GTATCTCTCGGGATTCGATGCACAAGAGACGTGCCACTGGAGGCAAGAAGAAGGCGTGGAGGAAGAAGAGAAA GTATGAGCTCGGAAGACAGCCTGCAAATACAAAGCTGGTGACTAATGCTAAGACTGTTAGGAGGATAAGGGTCCGAGGAGGCAATGTGAAGTGGCGTGCTTTGAGGTTGGACACTGGAAACTTCTCTTGGGGCAGTGAGGCTGTTACTAGGAAGACCCGTTTATTGGATGTGGTGTACAACGCCTCAAATAATGAGTTGGTTAGGACACAGACTCTAGTGAAGAGTGCAATTGTTCAAGTTGATGCAGCTCCATTTAAGCAGTGGTATCTCCAGCACTATGGAGTTGATATTGGTCGCAAGAAGAAGAGTGCTACCAAGAAGGAAGGAGAG GAGGCTGAGGCTGCTCCAGCTGCAGAGGAGAAGAAAAGTAACCATGTCCAAAGGAAGCTGCAAAAGCGTCAACAGGATCGTAAGATTGACCCACATGTTGAAGAGCAATTTGCTAGTGGCCGTCTATTGGCTGCAATCTCGTCACGACCTGGCCAATGTGGCCGTGCTGATGG TTACATCTTGGAGGGTAAGGAACTGGAGTTTTACATGAAGAAGCTACAGAAAAAGAAAGGGAAGGGTGCAAGTGGCGCTGCTTAA
- the LOC107795151 gene encoding sodium/hydrogen exchanger 4-like isoform X1 has translation MGKMALFDFVMDFGNSSREQVVPMTVFVAILCLCLVIGHLLEENRWVNESITAIIIGCISGTIILFISKGKSSHILRFNEEVFFIYLLPPIIFNAGFQVKKKQFFHNFLTIMSFGVIGVFISSSIITAGSWWLFPKLNFDGLSVRDYLGIGAIFSSTDTVCTLQVLHQDETPLLYSLVFGEGVVNDATSVVLFNAVQKLDVDRFNGWSAVHIFLDFLYLFSTSTALGVAAGLLTSYILKGLYFGRHSSVREISLMLLMAYLSYMLAELFSLSGILTVFFSGILMSHYAWHNVTDSSRITTRHAFEAMSFIAETFIFLYVGMDALDIEKWKMSKQSVWTSMGIYGTVLILIAVGRAAFVFPLSALSNFMNRNATRAPSISFEHQIVIWWAGLMRGAVSIALAFKQFTYSGVAVDPVHAVMVTTTIIVVLFSTLVFGFLTKPLINYLLPHHDHTRRSIDREPTISKDRLPLLSFEESATTNLLRAKDSLSMLFERPVYTIHSYWRRFDDTYMRPIFGGARRNESSGSG, from the exons ATGGGAAAAATGGCACTGTTCGATTTTGTGATGGATTTTGGGAATAGCAGTCGTGAGCAAGTTGTTCCAATGACAGTTTTCGTGGCAATTTTGTGCCTATGTTTAGTGATTGGTCATTTACTTGAAGAAAATCGTTGGGTTAACGAGTCCATCACCGCCATTATCATT GGTTGCATATCAGGGACAATAATACTTTTCATAAGCAAAGGAAAAAGTTCTCACATACTTAGATTTAATGAAGAGGTGTTCTTCATTTATTTACTtccaccaataatatttaatGCAGG ATTCCAGGTGAAGAAGAAGCAGTTCTTCCACAACTTCTTAACGATTATGTCGTTTGGAGTTATTGGAGTTTTCATATCATCAAGTATTATCACAGCTG GTAGCTGGTGGCTGTTTCCCAAGTTAAATTTCGATGGATTGAGTGTTCGCGACTACCTTG GTATTGGAGCAATATTTTCGTCGACGGATACTGTTTGTACGTTGCAG GTTCTTCATCAAGACGAGACTCCGTTACTATACAGCCTTGTCTTTGGGGAAGGAGTAGTGAATGATGCTACATCAGTTGTTCTCTTCAATGCAGTGCAAAAGCTTGATGTTGATAGATTCAACGGCTGGTCGGCTGTCCATATCTTTCTAGATTTTCTGTACCTCTTCTCCACAAGCACTGCTCTTGGAGTTGCT GCTGGACTTCTAACATCGTACATTCTGAAGGGCTTATACTTTGGAAG GCATTCTTCCGTTCGTGAAATATCTCTCATGCTTTTGATGGCATATCTGTCCTACATGTTGGCTGAG CTTTTCAGCCTCAGTGGGATTTTGACCGTCTTCTTTTCCGGAATTTTGATGTCTCACTATGCATGGCATAATGTGACTGATAGTTCAAGAATCACTACGAG GCATGCATTTGAAGCTATGTCTTTCATTGCTGAAACGTTCATATTTTTATACGTGGGGATGGACGCACTGGACATTGAGAAGtggaaaatgagcaaacaaag TGTTTGGACTTCAATGGGAATATATGGCACCGTGCTCATATTGATAGCTGTCGGGCGTGCTGCTTTTGTGTTCCCTCTCTCTGCTCTTTCCAATTTCATGAACCGAAATGCTACAAGAGCACCCTCAATATCGTTCGAGCATCAG ATAGTAATTTGGTGGGCTGGTCTTATGAGAGGCGCTGTCTCTATTGCCTTGGCATTCAAGCAG TTCACTTACTCTGGTGTTGCAGTTGACCCAGTACATGCCGTAATGGTTACCACTACAATAATCGTTGTGCTCTTCAGTACACTA GTTTTTGGCTTCTTAACAAAACCACTTATTAACTATCTACTTCCACATCATGACCATACAAGGAGGAGTATAGACAGAGAACCAACTATCTCAAAAGATAGGCTTCCTTTGCTTTCATTTGAAGAATCTGCCACAACTAACCTTTTACGTGCGAAAGATAGCTTGTCGATGCTGTTTGAGAGACCTGTATATACAATACATTCCTATTGGAGGAGGTTCGATGACACTTACATGAGGCCAATATTTGGTGGGGCGCGTAGAAATGAGTCCTCGGGGTCGGGATAG
- the LOC107795151 gene encoding sodium/hydrogen exchanger 4-like isoform X2, translated as MGKMALFDFVMDFGNSSREQVVPMTVFVAILCLCLVIGHLLEENRWVNESITAIIIGCISGTIILFISKGKSSHILRFNEEVFFIYLLPPIIFNAGFQVKKKQFFHNFLTIMSFGVIGVFISSSIITAGSWWLFPKLNFDGLSVRDYLGIGAIFSSTDTVCTLQVLHQDETPLLYSLVFGEGVVNDATSVVLFNAVQKLDVDRFNGWSAVHIFLDFLYLFSTSTALGVAAGLLTSYILKGLYFGRHSSVREISLMLLMAYLSYMLAELFSLSGILTVFFSGILMSHYAWHNVTDSSRITTRHAFEAMSFIAETFIFLYVGMDALDIEKWKMSKQSVWTSMGIYGTVLILIAVGRAAFVFPLSALSNFMNRNATRAPSISFEHQIVIWWAGLMRGAVSIALAFKQLTQYMP; from the exons ATGGGAAAAATGGCACTGTTCGATTTTGTGATGGATTTTGGGAATAGCAGTCGTGAGCAAGTTGTTCCAATGACAGTTTTCGTGGCAATTTTGTGCCTATGTTTAGTGATTGGTCATTTACTTGAAGAAAATCGTTGGGTTAACGAGTCCATCACCGCCATTATCATT GGTTGCATATCAGGGACAATAATACTTTTCATAAGCAAAGGAAAAAGTTCTCACATACTTAGATTTAATGAAGAGGTGTTCTTCATTTATTTACTtccaccaataatatttaatGCAGG ATTCCAGGTGAAGAAGAAGCAGTTCTTCCACAACTTCTTAACGATTATGTCGTTTGGAGTTATTGGAGTTTTCATATCATCAAGTATTATCACAGCTG GTAGCTGGTGGCTGTTTCCCAAGTTAAATTTCGATGGATTGAGTGTTCGCGACTACCTTG GTATTGGAGCAATATTTTCGTCGACGGATACTGTTTGTACGTTGCAG GTTCTTCATCAAGACGAGACTCCGTTACTATACAGCCTTGTCTTTGGGGAAGGAGTAGTGAATGATGCTACATCAGTTGTTCTCTTCAATGCAGTGCAAAAGCTTGATGTTGATAGATTCAACGGCTGGTCGGCTGTCCATATCTTTCTAGATTTTCTGTACCTCTTCTCCACAAGCACTGCTCTTGGAGTTGCT GCTGGACTTCTAACATCGTACATTCTGAAGGGCTTATACTTTGGAAG GCATTCTTCCGTTCGTGAAATATCTCTCATGCTTTTGATGGCATATCTGTCCTACATGTTGGCTGAG CTTTTCAGCCTCAGTGGGATTTTGACCGTCTTCTTTTCCGGAATTTTGATGTCTCACTATGCATGGCATAATGTGACTGATAGTTCAAGAATCACTACGAG GCATGCATTTGAAGCTATGTCTTTCATTGCTGAAACGTTCATATTTTTATACGTGGGGATGGACGCACTGGACATTGAGAAGtggaaaatgagcaaacaaag TGTTTGGACTTCAATGGGAATATATGGCACCGTGCTCATATTGATAGCTGTCGGGCGTGCTGCTTTTGTGTTCCCTCTCTCTGCTCTTTCCAATTTCATGAACCGAAATGCTACAAGAGCACCCTCAATATCGTTCGAGCATCAG ATAGTAATTTGGTGGGCTGGTCTTATGAGAGGCGCTGTCTCTATTGCCTTGGCATTCAAGCAG TTGACCCAGTACATGCCGTAA